A DNA window from Chryseobacterium sp. MEBOG06 contains the following coding sequences:
- a CDS encoding RHS repeat-associated core domain-containing protein — protein sequence MDTNNYYPFGLNHISGSFGTSNFGSFYSYKYNGKELQETGMYDYGARMMMPDLGRWGAMDAMSEKYSSWSPYNYAINNPVMVIDPDGNDAMFASGEAAQFAFKMYVATMSTGTGTSGENIFTGLNFSQFEIDCPKCKKTKKDGQKMISSARSMGLNFAADNMEYFLNGQGVWSDDKNVSASFLKSNSSVRHGTALNVTKLFGEKFNKQIENMKLGETIMLNGNWKDSYYASANELDLLYGSGGYTIGTSVSLKVTRGTIPGANGYTFSGNINVNYFDTYNWDAGKGDYVPGIGYTNDNDFNDLVENGQAANFNMNSSWNIKVSDWGYVKGSVQAGIINKIMQTR from the coding sequence ATTGACACCAACAATTACTATCCTTTTGGTTTAAACCATATCTCAGGGTCGTTTGGTACTTCTAACTTTGGTAGTTTCTACAGTTACAAATACAACGGAAAGGAATTACAAGAGACGGGAATGTATGATTACGGTGCAAGGATGATGATGCCTGATCTGGGAAGATGGGGAGCAATGGATGCCATGTCTGAGAAATACAGTTCCTGGAGTCCTTATAACTATGCGATCAATAACCCTGTGATGGTAATTGATCCGGATGGAAATGATGCAATGTTCGCTTCTGGAGAAGCAGCACAATTTGCTTTTAAAATGTATGTAGCAACGATGTCAACAGGAACTGGAACATCAGGAGAGAATATCTTTACAGGACTTAATTTTTCCCAATTTGAAATAGACTGTCCAAAGTGCAAGAAAACTAAGAAAGATGGTCAAAAAATGATTTCTTCAGCAAGATCTATGGGTTTAAATTTTGCGGCAGACAATATGGAATATTTTTTAAACGGACAGGGTGTTTGGTCAGACGATAAAAATGTTTCTGCTAGTTTTCTGAAGAGTAATTCAAGTGTTAGACATGGTACAGCATTAAATGTTACAAAATTATTTGGAGAAAAATTCAATAAACAAATTGAAAATATGAAACTTGGAGAAACTATAATGTTAAATGGTAATTGGAAGGATTCCTATTATGCATCAGCCAATGAATTAGACTTATTGTATGGAAGTGGCGGGTATACTATCGGTACTTCTGTATCTTTAAAAGTTACGAGAGGAACAATTCCCGGTGCCAATGGATATACATTTTCTGGTAATATTAATGTAAATTATTTTGATACATATAATTGGGATGCTGGAAAAGGTGATTATGTTCCAGGTATTGGCTATACTAATGATAATGACTTTAATGACTTAGTTGAAAATGGTCAAGCTGCAAATTTTAATATGAATTCTAGTTGGAATATTAAAGTATCTGATTGGGGGTATGTAAAAGGTAGTGTACAAGCGGGTATTATTAATAAAATCATGCAAACAAGATAG